The Pogona vitticeps strain Pit_001003342236 chromosome 3, PviZW2.1, whole genome shotgun sequence genome includes a window with the following:
- the LOC110088871 gene encoding uncharacterized protein LOC110088871 isoform X4, whose translation MGMGVHPRPLDWPVGTGQRKLQTECGPPEKAATYFSSGQDEVRMKAVEISGALLQSIPVTKIEEMTLHLLLTGLEVLRERAGRHHGGSGSHDLPTVMAVIPAVGECRAPALLASFSSLL comes from the exons atgggaatgggtgtccatccaagacccttggacTGGCCAGTGGGAACAG GTCAAAGAAAGCTCCAAACAGAGTGTGGGCCTCCTGAGAAAGCTGCCACTTATTTCTCGAGTGGCCAGGACGAGGTCCGAATGAAAGCTGTGGAAATTTCAG GGGCCCTTTTACAGAGCATCCCAGTGACCAAGATAGAAGAGATGACCCTGCATCTTCTTCTGACCG GGCTGGAGGTGTTGCGGGAGAGGGCTGGCCGCCATCACGGGGGCTCTGGAAGCCACGATCTCCCCACGGTTATGGCTGTCATCCCAGCAGTGGGGGAGTGCAGAGCCCCAG CCCTTTTAGCATCCTTTTCCAGCCTCCTCTGA
- the LOC110088871 gene encoding uncharacterized protein LOC110088871 isoform X3, whose translation MGMGVHPRPLDWPVGTANITLDPDTAHLQLIVSEDHKSVTCGSEFQDLPDNRKPRVLCRGQTLYCQHMRSTTLPTFSGNPVPSVPGRRMCVRGSYWHRLRPCGRKLQTECGPPEKAATYFSSGQDEVRMKAVEISGALLQSIPVTKIEEMTLHLLLTALLASFSSLL comes from the exons atgggaatgggtgtccatccaagacccttggacTGGCCAGTGGGAACAG CAAACATAACCCTGGATCCAGACACGGCTCATCTGCAGCTTATTGTTTCTGAAGATCATAAAAGTGTAACATGTGGATCCGAATTCCAAGATCTGCCTGACAACC GCAAACCAAGAGTGTTGTGCAGAGGTCAAACCCTGTACTGCCAGCACATGCGCAGCACCACCTTGCCTACATTCAGCGGAAATCCAGTTCCCTCAGTGCCAGGCAGGAGGATGTGCGTGCGGGGGAGCTACTGGCACAGGTTGAGGCCTTGCGGAAG AAAGCTCCAAACAGAGTGTGGGCCTCCTGAGAAAGCTGCCACTTATTTCTCGAGTGGCCAGGACGAGGTCCGAATGAAAGCTGTGGAAATTTCAG GGGCCCTTTTACAGAGCATCCCAGTGACCAAGATAGAAGAGATGACCCTGCATCTTCTTCTGACCG CCCTTTTAGCATCCTTTTCCAGCCTCCTCTGA
- the LOC110088871 gene encoding uncharacterized protein LOC110088871 isoform X2: MGMGVHPRPLDWPVGTANITLDPDTAHLQLIVSEDHKSVTCGSEFQDLPDNRKPRVLCRGQTLYCQHMRSTTLPTFSGNPVPSVPGRRMCVRGSYWHRLRPCGRKLQTECGPPEKAATYFSSGQDEVRMKAVEISGALLQSIPVTKIEEMTLHLLLTGLEVLRERAGRHHGGSGSHDLPTVMAVIPAVGECRAPALLASFSSLL; this comes from the exons atgggaatgggtgtccatccaagacccttggacTGGCCAGTGGGAACAG CAAACATAACCCTGGATCCAGACACGGCTCATCTGCAGCTTATTGTTTCTGAAGATCATAAAAGTGTAACATGTGGATCCGAATTCCAAGATCTGCCTGACAACC GCAAACCAAGAGTGTTGTGCAGAGGTCAAACCCTGTACTGCCAGCACATGCGCAGCACCACCTTGCCTACATTCAGCGGAAATCCAGTTCCCTCAGTGCCAGGCAGGAGGATGTGCGTGCGGGGGAGCTACTGGCACAGGTTGAGGCCTTGCGGAAG AAAGCTCCAAACAGAGTGTGGGCCTCCTGAGAAAGCTGCCACTTATTTCTCGAGTGGCCAGGACGAGGTCCGAATGAAAGCTGTGGAAATTTCAG GGGCCCTTTTACAGAGCATCCCAGTGACCAAGATAGAAGAGATGACCCTGCATCTTCTTCTGACCG GGCTGGAGGTGTTGCGGGAGAGGGCTGGCCGCCATCACGGGGGCTCTGGAAGCCACGATCTCCCCACGGTTATGGCTGTCATCCCAGCAGTGGGGGAGTGCAGAGCCCCAG CCCTTTTAGCATCCTTTTCCAGCCTCCTCTGA
- the LOC110088871 gene encoding uncharacterized protein LOC110088871 isoform X1, whose translation MGMGVHPRPLDWPVGTANITLDPDTAHLQLIVSEDHKSVTCGSEFQDLPDNRKPRVLCRGQTLYCQHMRSTTLPTFSGNPVPSVPGRRMCVRGSYWHRLRPCGRGPFTEHPSDQDRRDDPASSSDRAGGVAGEGWPPSRGLWKPRSPHGYGCHPSSGGVQSPSPFSILFQPPLMLHDSLCRLLPGAFPGFPQRHRVVYAQERQERPGSAGFSTPTLLPLLPNHRLHGGGTTWRRNCNLMGPFRRQRCFLHL comes from the exons atgggaatgggtgtccatccaagacccttggacTGGCCAGTGGGAACAG CAAACATAACCCTGGATCCAGACACGGCTCATCTGCAGCTTATTGTTTCTGAAGATCATAAAAGTGTAACATGTGGATCCGAATTCCAAGATCTGCCTGACAACC GCAAACCAAGAGTGTTGTGCAGAGGTCAAACCCTGTACTGCCAGCACATGCGCAGCACCACCTTGCCTACATTCAGCGGAAATCCAGTTCCCTCAGTGCCAGGCAGGAGGATGTGCGTGCGGGGGAGCTACTGGCACAGGTTGAGGCCTTGCGGAAG GGGCCCTTTTACAGAGCATCCCAGTGACCAAGATAGAAGAGATGACCCTGCATCTTCTTCTGACCG GGCTGGAGGTGTTGCGGGAGAGGGCTGGCCGCCATCACGGGGGCTCTGGAAGCCACGATCTCCCCACGGTTATGGCTGTCATCCCAGCAGTGGGGGAGTGCAGAGCCCCAG CCCTTTTAGCATCCTTTTCCAGCCTCCTCTGATGCTCCATGACAGCCTCTGCAGACTCCTCCCTGGAGCCTTCCCTGGATTCCCTCAACGCCATCGAGTGGTTTATGCGCAGGAGAGGCAGGAGAGACCAG GTTCAGCTGGGTTTTCAACACCAACTCTACTTCCTCTGCTGCCCAACCACCGCCTGCATGGAGGAGGAACCACATGGAGGAGGAACTGCAACTTGATGGGCCCTTTTCGAAGGCAGAGATGCTTTCTGCACTTGTG A